The proteins below come from a single Solea senegalensis isolate Sse05_10M linkage group LG2, IFAPA_SoseM_1, whole genome shotgun sequence genomic window:
- the zmym2 gene encoding zinc finger MYM-type protein 2 — MSSRKTGVVCAVTGCHNNWYKRKSFLEQQCYDHRPQTRRKCGCKAPYELYPPPKNAATLRLWLKALNLKKPPKRPYVCSFHFVENKPTEDHPVPEKWLGYETTQVVALAMDGESEPNPAVSEEAGEQVEPMDATPSPQQQTTPPSEEAGEAVSMETEDGATKEGGSEDNDDDVVLVGEEAPQPSATNLSQDLGSADCLEPLADVAPLDMSTAAPLSASPSPPASSCASTVETPPKPPATVVEPIVIDDEEDPEQRDASPSSPAPPEGSPTPLSPSVLSSTEPDSEIRIASVTTLGSDGQKGDASAPNTPPHPVDVQEDMNLMITSVTSLQGDATSFTVTGEGQAEENGLQISSTFSLNPDTPSGRPPASFNPGRGLGPMGQLVQNGDTGTHNRADSWISQSASVPRNQKQIGVDSPSPASSLPKPPGQSSSSTSSSGSQPQPRTVKVTCANCKKPLKKGQTAYQRKGSTHLFCSTTCLSAFSHKPAPKKSCTMCKKDITNMKGTIVAQVDSSEAFQEFCSTGCLGAYENKQNPPKSGLKTKCTVCGKLTEIRHEVSFKTVTHKICSDTCFNVYRRANGLIMNCCEQCGDYLPSRASANHFLLVDGQQKRFCCHTCIREFKQAHSKLATCSSCKTLIKTGEVLHSIGASGTMGAYCSLNCMNKVKVTSSSFINAEPSCHFCKRNSLPQYQATLPEGNILNFCSSQCVTKFQNATLQTTTNGQTPVPTTNTTVQLKCNYCRATFSLKPETLDWEDKVYQFCSKTCCEDYKKLHCIVTFCEYCQEEKTLHETVKFSGVKKPFCSEGCKLLYKQDFIKRLGLKCVSCNHCSQLCKRAVTRQLGGMTRDFCGEACAKKFHDWYYKAARCDCCKVQGHLTESVMWRMEVKQFCDQECLLKFYLQQNEPIMVTQKGPENSSLGLDVQGTKLGLVNQGTMAYTGSRGLMRDVKNKAVLCKPLTLTKATYCKPHMQSKHLQTDVDDGVKREYIPVPIPVPVFIPVPMSMYSQVTPTPLSLPIPLPVPVFLPTTLQGAEQIIQTINELKNKAATSEPVEADVTPVAEEKVTEDQKPDVKLVKREREEEEEEEGGSSIGSSISEKEEEEEEEDDKYEPDLDLEADFPQASDPVPALEGTDKDMGLSLPPVLEEEKEEETPPRPQPRRQGSKRRAVEEGTDAATSPSSSHPAGRHSGGRSLPLKARYGINAWKRWALSPSEHTHDTKVKSESKQNVKKARSKSNLLSLSSDELNAALSRFVREVCRPGGERYSADSILYLCLGIQQHLHAKGRTDDLFSDVCYQQFGEELNKVLKDWQPSVLPDGSLWARVEERSLWSSGQLGEQSPAALLRSLVYLNTKHFGARTVEQHLRLSFANVYGPDTVHPVTKETDVCIRVPSISQDHHVETKSKKRKRKSDEGNQDNDPDDGSGDAAARCPLNKHECRLYDLYRAKCPTSLRQRLDVFYVQPDRASGADEPLWFTSQPLERRILESLLTRVLLVRDIYTDKPRPQEEEEDDEEVAEDKKKEEDGGEA, encoded by the exons atgtcTTCTCGAAAGACGGGTGTCGTGTGTGCCGTTACGGGTTGCCATAACAACTGGTACAAGCGAAAGTCTTTCCTGGAGCAGCAGTGTTACGACCACCGGCCGCAAACGCGACGAAAGTGTGGATGTAAAGCCCCGTACGAACTTTATCCTCCGCCGAAGAACGCGGCGACGCTGCGCCTGTGGCTGAAGGCGCTGAATCTGAAGAAGCCGCCGAAGCGTCCGTACGTCTGCTCGTTTCACTTTGTCGAGAACAAACCCACGGAAGATCATCCTGTACCGGAGAAATGGCTCGGATATGAAACAACGCag GTGGTTGCCTTAGCGATGGATGGGGAGTCGGAACCAAACCCCGCTGTATCGGAAGAGGCAGGGGAGCAGGTGGAGCCCATGGATGCCACTCCCTCCCCCCAGCAGCAGACCACGCCCCCCTCAGAGGAGGCTGGGGAGgcagtttccatggaaacagaaGATGGAGCCACAAAGGAGGGCGGCTCGgaggacaatgatgatgatgtggttCTTGTAGGGGAGGAGGCTCCCCAGCCTTCTGCCACAAACCTCTCCCAGGACTTGGGCAGCGCAGACTGCCTGGAGCCACTTGCGGATGTCGCACCCCTCGACATGTCCACAGCGGCACCGCTCTCCGCAAGCCCCAGCCCTCCCGCGTCTTCCTGTGCGTCCACGGTGGAGACGCCCCCGAAACCTCCAGCCACGGTGGTGGAGCCCATCGTCATTGACGACGAGGAGGACCCCGAGCAGAGAGatgcctccccctcctctccagCGCCCCCTGAAGGCTCCCCCACGCCGCTCTCGCCAAGCGTGCTCAGCAGCACCGAGCCAGATTCGGAGATCAGGATCGCCAGCGTCACCACGCTGGGCTCCGATGGCCAGAAAGGAGACGCGTCTGCCCCAAACACTCCGCCACATCCAGTGGACGTCCAGGAGGACATGAACCTCATGATCACCTCGGTGACGTCGCTGCAGGGAGACGCGACGTCCTTCACAGTG acagGTGAAGGCCAGGCAGAAGAGAACGGCCTGCAGATAAGCAGCACCTTCAGCCTGAATCCTGACACCCCATCTGGTCGACCGCCAGCCTCCTTCAACCCTGGGCGGGGCTTGGGCCCCATGGGCCAGCTGGTACAGAATGGAGATACGGGGACTCACAACAGAGCAG aTTCGTGGATCTCCCAGTCGGCCTCAGTCCCCCGCAACCAAAAACAGATAGGTGTGGATTCTCCGTCGCCCGCTTCGTCGCTACCCAAACCTCCAGGCCAGTCTTCCTCATCCACATCATCCTCAGGCTCCCAGCCTCAGCCCAGGACGGTCAAG GTGACGTGCGCCAACTGCAAGAAGCCTTTGAAGAAGGGCCAGACGGCGTACCAGCGCAAGGGCTCCACACACCTGTTCTGCTCCACCACCTGTCTCTCTGCCTTCTCACACAAACCCGCCCCCAAGAAGAGCTGCACCATGTGCAAAAA GGACATCACGAACATGAAGGGTACTATCGTGGCCCAGGTGGACTCCAGCGAGGCCTTCCAGGAGTTCTGCAGCACGGGCTGCCTGGGCGCGTACGAGAACAAGCAGAACCCGCCCAAATCAGGCCTTAAAACCAAATGTACTGTCTGCGGGAAACTCACAGAg ATCCGCCACGAGGTTAGCTTTAAGACGGTGACCCACAAGATCTGCAGCGACACGTGTTTCAACGTTTACCGCCGCGCCAACGGGCTGATCATGAACTGCTGCGAACAGTGCGGCGACTACCTGCCCAGCCGAGCGTCGGCCAACCACTTTCTCCTCGTCGACGGACAACAGAAGAGATTCTGCTGCCACACCTGCATCAGGGAGTTCAAGCAG GCACACAGTAAACTTGCGACCTGCTCGTCCTGCAAAACGCTGATCAAGACGGGCGAGGTTCTCCACAGCATCGGCGCGAGCGGGACCATGGGCGCGTACTGCTCCCTCAACTGCATGAACAAGGTCAAAGTGACGTCCAGCTCCTTCATCA ATGCAGAGCCCTCGTGTCACTTCTGTAAAAGGAACTCATTACCACAGTATCAGGCCACGCTGCCAGAGGGAAACATCCTCAACTTCTGCAGCTCGCAGTGTGTCACCAAGTTCCAG AATGCTACCCTTCAAACGACCACTAACGGTCAGACGCCCGTGCCCACGACGAACACCACGGTCCAGCTGAAATGTAACTACTGTCGAGCGACGTTCAGTCTGAAGCCTGAAACTCTGGATTGGGAG GACAAAGTCTACCAGTTCTGCAGTAAGACGTGCTGCGAGGACTACAAGAAGCTCCACTGCATCGTCACGTTCTGCGAGTACTGCCAAGAGGAGAAGACGCTACACGAGACGGTCAAGTTCTCCGGAGTCAAGAAGCCTTTCTGCAGCGAAG GCTGTAAACTGTTATACAAGCAGGATTTCATCAAGCGTCTGGGTCTGAAGTGCGTCAGCTGCAACCACTGCAGTCAGCTCTGCAAGAGAGCCGTGACTCGGCAGCTCGGCGGCATGACGCGGGACTTCTGCGGCGAGGCGTGCGCCAAGAAGTTCCACGACTGGTACTACAAG GCGGCGCGGTGCGACTGCTGTAAGGTGCAGGGACACCTGACGGAGTCGGTGATGTGGAGAATGGAGGTGAAGCAGTTCTGTGACCAGGAGTGTTTGCTGAAGTTCTACCTGCAGCAGAACGAGCCCATCATGGTCACGCAGAAAGGCCCCGAGAACTCCAgcctgg GCCTCGACGTGCAGGGAACCAAACTTGGG CTGGTGAACCAGGGCACTATGGCGTACACCGGCAGTCGAGGTCTGATGAGAGACGTCAAGAACAAGGCGGTGCTCTGCAAACCGCTCACGCTCACCAAGGCCACGTACTGCAAGCCGCACATGCAGAGCAAACACTTACAGACAG ATGTAGACGATGGTGTGAAGAGGGAGTATATTCCTGTACCTATACCTGTGCCTGTCTTCATCCCCGTACCCATGAGCATGTATTCCCAGGTCACGCCCACTCCACTCTCCCTGCCCATACCG CTTCCTGTGCCTGTCTTCCTGCCCACCACCCTCCAGGGGGCGGAGCAGATCATCCAGACCATCAATGAACTGAAAAACAAGGCGGCGACCTCTGAACCCGTGGAGGCCGACGTGACCCCCGTGGCCGAGGAGAAGGTCACAGAGGACCAGAAACCAG ATGTAAAGCTGGTGAAGAGGGagcgtgaggaggaggaggaggaggagggtgggtcGTCCATAGGCAGCAGCATCTctgagaaagaagaagaggaggaggaggaagatgacaaGTATGAGCCTGACCTGGATCTGGAGGCCGACTTCCCTCAAG CCTCAGACCCTGTTCCTGCACTAGAGGGAACAGACAAGGACATGGGTTTGTCTCTACCTCCAGTCCtg gaggaggagaaggaggaggagacgccACCTCGACCTCAGCCCAGGAGACAA ggaAGTAAGAGGCGGGCGGTGGAGGAGGGCACAGATGCAGCCACGTCCCCGTCTTCCTCTCATCCGGCGGGCAGACACTCGGGAGGACGCTCGCTGCCCCTCAAAGCTCGCTACGGCATCAACGCCTGGAAGCGCTGGgctctgtctccctctgaacacacacacgacaccaAAGTTAAAAGCGAGTCCAAACAAAACGTAAAGAAAG CACGGTCTAAAAGCAACCTCCTGTCGCTGAGTTCAGACGAGCTGAACGCGGCGCTGTCGCGCTTCGTCAGGGAAGTCTGTCGGCCCGGCGGGGAGCGCTACTCTGCAGACAGCATCCTCTACCTCTGTCTGGGGATCCAGCAG CATCTCCACGCCAAAGGCCGCACGGATGACCTGTTCAGCGACGTGTGCTACCAGCAGTTTGGAGAGGAGCTGAATAAAGTGTTGAAGGACTGGCAGCCCAGTGTGCTTCCTGATG GCTCTCTGTGGGCTCGGGTGGAGGAGCGCAGCCTGTGGAGCAGCGGTCAGCTCGGCGAGCAGAGTCCCGCGGCTCTGCTGCGCTCGCTCGTTTACCTCAACACCAAACACTTTGGCGCGCGCACCGTGGAGCAGCACCTGCGCCTCTCCTTCGCCAACGTCTACGGCCCCGACACCGTGCATCCGGTCACCAAGGAGACCGACGTCTGCATCCGCGTGCCTTCCATTTCTCAGGATCACCACG tagaaacaaagtcaaagaaGAGGAAGCGTAAATCAGACGAGGGAAACCAAGACAACGATCCGGACGACGGCTCGGGAGACGCGGCCGCTCGCTGCCCGCTCAACAAACACGAGTGTCGTCTGTACGACCTCTACAGAGCCAAGTG CCCGACGTCGCTGCGGCAGCGTCTAGACGTCTTCTACGTTCAGCCGGATCGGGCGTCCGGCGCAGACGAGCCGCTGTGGTTCACGTCGCAGCCGCTGGAGCGGCGGATCCTGGAGAGCCTCCTCACCAGAGTCCTCCTGGTCAGGGACATTTACACAGACAAGCCACgcccacaggaggaggaggaagacgacgaGGAGGTAGCGGAGgacaagaagaaggaagaggacGGAGGTGAAGCGTAG